The nucleotide window TCAGAACCGATAATTTTTAATTGTATCCATTTATGAAGAAATATATCTGCCTGCTTATTGCTATCCTCTCTACCCTGACAGGCCAGTCGTCCACCCGTCAAATGGAGTATCTCGACCGGGGAGTTGTTGCCGTAAAAACAGAGAAAGGCGTTTTTGTCAGCTGGCGATTGTTGGGTAACGACCCGAAACAGGTTGCATTCAATATTTATAAGAATGGAACTGAACGTATCAATGCTGCGCCTGTAACGGGAGCAACCAACCTGACAGACGCCTCGGGAAAAGGCTCTGACAAATATTCTGTCCGGACGGTTATCGACGGCAAAGAGAGTGACGAATCATCGCTGGTTTCTCCGTGGGAGAATCCGTATAAAATTATTCAGATGAACCGGCCTGCCGGAGGTACCACCCCCGACGGAGCTAACTATTTCTATAAACCCAACGATTGTAGTGTCGGTGATCTTGATGGAGATGGACAGTACGAGATCATTGTTAAATGGGATCCTTCCAATGCGCACGACAATGCTCACACCGGCTTTACGGGAAATGTTTATCTGGACGCCTACAAACTTGATGGCACTCAGCTCTGGCGTATCGACCTGGGGAAAAACATTCGTGCTGGAGCCCATTATACGCAGTTTTTGGTTTATGATTTTGATGGCGATGGCAAAGCGGAGTTGGTATGTAAAACGGCGCCGGGCACAAAAGACGGCACCGGACAGTTTCTTTCCTCGGGTTCCGCTGCCAATGATGACGATCAGGCTGACTACCGCAACCATACTACCGATACAATAAAAGATATCCGCATCGGTTACATCATCAACGGGCCGGAATACCTCACCGTATTCAATGGACAGACCGGCAAAGAGATGGCGACGACCAACTACGAACCGGGACGCGGAAACGTATCCGACTGGGGCGATGCGCACGGCAATCGTGTGGATCGGTTCCTCGCCTGTGTTGCCTATCTGGATGGCGTTCATCCCAGCATTGTGATGTGTCGCGGCTACTACACCCGGACAACTTTGGTGGCCTGGGACTGGAGAAATGGAAAACTATCCAAACGCTGGATGTATGACTCGGGAATTAAGCCCGGAGTGGGAGCCTATGGACAGGGAAATCACAACCTGAGCGTGGCCGATGTGGATGGCGACGGCAAAGATGAGATAATTTACGGAGCCTCGGCGTTCGACGATAATGGTACGTTGCTCTATCGGACCGGTTTGGTACATGGTGATGCGATGCATCTATCGGATCTCGATCCTGACCGCCCCGGACTTGAGGTATGGGAAGTGCACGAGGGAATGTCGAAGGTCTGCGGCTACGAACTCCATGATGCCAGAACCGGAAAAATTTTGTGGGGTGGACCCACTCCCGACGACAACGGACGTGGACTGGCTGCCGATATCGACCCCAAGCACCGCGGATTTGAAATGTGGAGCATACTGGGAGATGGTGTATTCGACTGCAAGGGGAATAAAATATCCGACAAAAAACCTTCGATCAATTTCCGAATCTATTGGGACGGTGATTTGCAGGACGAACTTCTTGACGGGACTAAAATTGATAAATGGAACGGCAATGGCACCACCCGACTGATCTCGTTTAATGACTATTGCAATGCCTGCTCCATCAGCGGAACCAAGGCTACTCCATGCATTAGTGCCGATATTTTGGGCGACTGGCGGGAGGAAGTGGTTCTCTACAATGGCGCCGATCCAAGTCAGTTGATCTTGTTCACGACCACCATCTCTACCGAGCACCGTTTGTACACCCTGATGCACGACCCGGTATACCGTTTGGGAATTGCATGGCAAAATGTGGTTTACAATCAGCCGCCCCATTTGGGTTTCTACATCGGCGACGGCCTCGATAACATACCCTGGCCGGATATGTATATCGTCAAAAGCAAAACATCAAAATAGTCAACAATTATAAACCGTATTCACGTGAAAAAAATAGTTCATTTTCTTGTGCTACTTGTTATTGCACAAACTCTCCTTGCGCAACAAAAAGTTTCGCTTGCCGGCAAATGGCAGTTCCGCATCGATCGTAACGATGAAGGAATTGACAAAAGCTGGTATACAACCTCAATAGGAGACGAAACCGTGCGATTGCCGGGCACCATGTGCGAAAACGGCAAAGGCGACGACATTACCCTGAAAACCCAGTGGACCGGAAGCCTCTACGACAGCTCCTTCTATTTCAATCCGGCGATGGAAAAATACCGCAAGCTGGATAATCTGAAGCTGCCCTTCTTCCTCACACCCAACAAGCATTATGTGGGAGTGGCCTGGTACCAGCGCGAAATTGACATTCCCGAAGAATGGTATGGCAAACCGCTTTCCCTCTTTCTGGAACGGGCGCATATCCAAACCATGGTGTGGATCGATAATAAATTTATGGGCAATATAATGTCTATGAATACGCCTCACTTTTATTTTCTTTCATCTTATCTGAAACCGGGCAAGCACCGACTGACCATTCGCATCGACAACCGGCTGAAAACGACGATCGACCCGGGACAGAATTCGCACAGCGTGACCGACCAGACTCAAGGTAACTGGAACGGAATAGTAGGGCGAATTGAACTGCAAAGCAGGCCTCAGGTCCACTTAGAACATATCAGTGTATTTCCTGATCTCAAAAACCGTCTGGCAAAAGTCAGTTTCTTTGTCCGGAATGAGACGGGAAAGAGTTACAAAGGCAATATCGTTTTATCGGCAAAAAGCTTCAACGCGTCCGATCCGCAAACCATCGATCCGATAACGGCTCCTTTCACTTCCGACAGCCTTGTTAAACAAATAGACATCGCATTGCCTCTAAACGATAAAATGCAGCTCTGGAGCGAATTTTCGCCTACACTGTATAAGCTGACCGTTTCCCTAAAAAGCGGAGAGGCGACCGACGTGCGGGATGTGGAGTTCGGAATGCGTGAAATCAAAATCGAAGGGCGAGGAATTTATGTCAACGGCATCCGTACCATGATGCGCGGGACCGTGGAGAACTGTGACTTTCCACTCACCGGCTACGCTCCGATGGATCGGGCTTCGTGGGAAGCAATCTTCCGCAAATGCAAATCGTACGGACTCAATGCCATGCGTTTTCACTCTTACTGTCCGCCCGAAGCAGCTTTCGAAGCAGCCGACCGCGTAGGCATCTACCTGCAACCCGAAGGTCCGAGTTGGCCGAATCACAGCACGTCGCTCGGTCAGGGCAAACCCATCGATGCCTATCTGATGGACGAGACTATCCGAATGACAAGCGAATATGGCAACCACGCGTCGTTTGTGATGTTGGCTGCCGGCAACGAACCGCGCGGCAACTGGGTAGCATGGGTCGGCAAATTCGTGGATTACTGGAAGGCTAAGGATAGCCGTCGTATCTATACCGGAGCCTCCGTGGGAGGTAGCTGGGCCTGGCAACCGAAGAATCAGTTTCATGTGAAAGCTGGTGCGCGCGGACTCAACTGGGACAAAACCCGTCCCGAATCGATGTCGGACTTCCGCCAAAATATCGACACGGTAAAGCAACCCTTTATTTCGCACGAAACCGGCCAGTGGTGCGCGTTCCCCGACTTTACTGAAATTCCAAAATATACCGGTGTAAAACGGGCCAAAAATTTCGAACTCTTTCAGGAGAACCTTGCCGACAACGACATGGCAGACATGAGCCGCAAATTCCTGATGGCATCGGGCAAATTGCAACTGCTCTGCTATAAGCACGATCTGGAGAAACTATACCGTACGCCCGATTATGCCGGATTTTATCTGCTTGGGCTGAATGATTATTCCGGCCAGGGAACGGCATTGGTGGGGGTACTCAATGTGTTCTGGCAGGAGAAAGGATACGTCGATTCTCTTTCGTACCGTCGTTTTTGCAACACCACGGTACCGTTGGTACGTATGGAGAAATTCGTCTTCAACAACAATGAAACCCTGAAAGCGGGTGTGGAAGTGGCACATTACGGAGCCTCCGACCTGAAAGAGGCAACTATTCGCTGGAAAGTAAGCGATGCGAACGGCAATGTTGTAGAAGAAGGTTCGCTTCCCAAACAAACTATTCCTGCAGGAAGTCGTTTGGCGCTGGGAAACATCTCCATGGATCTCTCCAAAATAACCGCTCCGGCAAAGCTAAATCTGCAGGTGGCCATCGACGGCACTTCGTATGCCAACGATTGGAATTTCTGGGTCTACCCCACAACAATCACCGACAACACGAAAGGCATTCTGGTGTGTCACGAACTGGACGAAGCGGCGCAAAAGGTATTGGCCAAAGGAGGCAAAGTGCTTCTGCTTGCCGCTGGGAAAGTGGAATATGGCAAAGAGGTGGTGCAATACTACCAGCCTGTTTTCTGGAACACCTCGTGGTTCAAGATGCGACCGCCGCACACGACCGGTGCTTACATCGACAACAGCCACCCCATCTTTCAGAATTTTGTTACCGACGACTGGGGCGATTTGCAATGGTGGGAGCTGCTCAACAAAGCACAAACCATGCAGTTGACTGACTTCCCGAAAGGTTTCCACCCGCTGGTACAACCCATCGACACCTGGTTTATCAACCGCAAACTGGGAATGCTCTTCGAAGCGCAGGTAGGCAAAGGCAAGATTGTGGTATGCAGTATGGATCTCGACAACGATCTGGAGAATCGTCCCGTAGCACGCCAGCTACGCTACTCCATTCTCAACTACATGCAGTCGAAGGCGTTCAAACCACAGAATAATGTGGCGATTTCAACCATCGAAGATATCTTCCGTAAGACTGCCGAAAAGGTAAAAACGTACAGCAAAGATGTTCCTGACGAATTGAAGAAGGGAACGCGATAAAAATTAAGAGAAGTTGAGGGTCTCGTTTTAAGCGAAGCCCTCAATTTTTTTATGCTTATAGTCGTGCATAATGTCGTGTTCAAAACGACGTGCAAAATCCATTAGCGATACCGGGAGTTATAGTTAGGAGATATGGATTGCATGATTTTTCTTTCTGTTCGAACAACACTGTAATATATGAGTGTAACCGGTATCAGGTATGGTTTCGGGGAAAATACCAGAGAGGGAGATGTATCTTGTCCATCGGATAGCGAAACTACCACCATAAATCTTGCTTTCACAGATTTTCCATCTTTCACTGCCGGCAACCATTCACCACCCACTTCTGTAATTCTGCGTATAATTTCCCTTTCCAGTTCTTTATTTAGTACAGCCTCACTTTGCACATCTTTCATCAACCCGTGCTCATCAATAACAAATGAAACAACTGCGGTCCCAGTGACATGTTTCTCCATTACCGACAGCGGCAACCGGATGGATTTTGACAAAAGGGCTTCAAATTCATTCTTGTATCCCAAAAAGAGTGCGGGAGAATCCACTTTGGATAAAGTATATTCTTGTGTGTCTGCTTTTATGATAAATGTGTCGATCGCTTGAATGGAAGCCGAAGTGCGGGATATCCGGTTTTCTGTGAAATCATATTCGAAATAGATATCCTTTTTATCAGCGAATAGCCATTTGCCCGTTTTCTTATCATTTGAATACTGTCCGGAGACGAGAGTATCGCCAGTGTTCATATCTACTTTTAAGTATAACCCCTCTTTTTGTTTGGTCTTTTTGTTAATGGTGACGGTAGTGGCAATGTCTCTGTCTTTCGTCACTTTTGTCTTAAAGTCCTTATTCTGTGCATTGCAGAAGTAAATTGATAACAGTCCTATTGCAAAAATGTAAATCGTCTTCATTGTATTCTTCTTTGATGTAAAATCAAGTTTGGGTTAAGATTATTGTTTATGAGGAACTCTCAATTTTCGAACCGGAATACTCATGTGACATAACTTTCTTCTCTCATTTTTCTTCTTTTTGTTTCTTGTGCGGTACTGTAAGCTTATTCCAAAACTAGATATTTCGTGCGGAATGTAGTTGTATTTCCTATAAAAAATAGTTGGTTTGTATCAGAGAACATGTCCAGTGTAGATTGTTGATTAAAAAGGGCAGCATGGTATTTGTCATGATAATTGCAGGATTTGGGGTATTGTCACACACAAAGAAAAATAATTATTTTCATTATATGAAATATTACGTCAAAAAACATTTACACTAAAATAACTCATGTTTCCTTTTCTTGAGAATGGCTGGGAGTTATTGTGTTTTGCTTGTCTCTGGAAATTCTTTGTGCAAAAAGACGATCTTTTTAGAAGCAACGACTGTTTTTGTGTTTTGATTAAAAAATACCTCCCATTCATAAATGGAAATATCTGTGGTGAAAAAATAACAAAATATTAAATTAAAAAAAATTTCAAGTCAAAAATGCACTGTGTAAGATATATAGCATTGAAAAACAGTTAAATAAATTGTATTTTCTGCGCTTTGTCAAAGTGTATTTCTAAATTCATGACTTACAATGCGGGCAACAAGCATCAAAAAGATATGTATTTTTCACAGATGTAATCAAATAGATATGAATAGTCAAAAATAAATGTTATTTTTGCCATGGCTTATTTTATAATTACATGTCATTTTGTGGCAAATATTAACTAAAGAGATACGTATGAGAAAACTAATGATGATGTTATGCTTAGCGATAAGCGTAGGGTGGGCTACAGCACAAACGAAAATCACAGGTGTAGTCATCTCTTCGGATGACGGGCAACCTGTTATTGGAGCTACAGTCTTAGCCAAAGGGACAAAAGTAGGAACTGTGACAGATGCTGAAGGTAGATTCTCCATGACGGTACCACAATCCGGAAAGATCTTGCAGATTTCCTATGTTGGAATGCAGTCTATGGAAGTGGCAGTAAAACCGAATCTCAGAATCGAGATGAAGATTGATGCACGTCAAATGGACGAAGTGGTTGTGACGGGTATGCATCGTATGGATAAGCGATTGTTTACAGGCGCCACAACAAAACTTGGAGCAGATAATGTCAAGCTGGATGGGATTCCTGACATAAGCCGGGCTTTGGAAGGACGTGCAGCCGGTGTTTCCGTTCAAAATGTGTCGGGTACTTTCGGTACAGCACCTAAAATTCGAGTCCGGGGAGCAACCTCCATTTATGGTAGTTCCAAACCTCTGTGGGTTGTTGACGGTGTTATATTGGAAGATGTTGCCGAAGTAAGTGCCGACGATCTTTCTTCCGGAGATGCAGTTACTTTGATAAGCTCTGCCGTATCAGGTTTGAATGCTGATGATATTGAAAGCTTCCAGATATTAAAAGACGGTTCTGCAACTTCTATTTATGGAGCCCGTGCAATGGCAGGTGTGATTGTAGTGACTACAAAGAAAGGGAAAGCCGGAGCTAATAAAATCACCTATACGGGAGAATACACCATGAGGTTAAAACCCAGCTACAGAGACTTCAATATAATGAACTCACAGGAGCAAATGGGTGTTTACAAAGAAATGGAAAATGACGGCTATTTAAATCTGGCAGAGACATATAGAGCGTCAGACAGTGGTGTTTATGGCAAAATGTATCACTTGATTAATACGTATGATCCAGCCACCGGAAGTTACATGTTGGCTAACACGCCTGAAGCCCGCAATGCATATTTAAGAGAAGCCGAATACAGAAATACCGACTGGTTTGACCTTCTGTTCAATAACAGTATTGCACAGAATCATGCAATTAGTTTATCCAGTGGAACAGAAAAGGCATCTTATTATACGTCGTTGAGTGCAATGAATGATCCGGGATGGACAAAACAAAGTTCTGTCAACAGATATACGGCAAACGTAAATGCATTGTACAACATCTCTAAATCCGTTTCGTTAAATCTTATCAGCAACGGTTCATACAGAAAGCAGAAAGCGCCGGGTACGCTCAGTCAGAATATCGATGCTGTTAGTGGCGAAGTGAAAAGAGATTTCGATATTAACCCGTATTCATACGCTTTAAATACTTCCAGAGCCTTAGATCCTAATGCGTTCTACGTTAGGAATTACGCTCCCTTCAATATTCTACACGAGCTGGAGAATAACTACATTGACATAAATGTAGCGGATCTCAAATTTCAGGGTGAATTAAAAATCAAACTGATGAAAAAACTGGAAGCTTCATTACTTGGAGCCTACAAATATTCTTCCAGCGTTCAATCTCACAACATAAAAGATTCTTCAAATCAGGCATGGGCATACAGAGCGATGGATGACGCCACTATGAGAGACGCAAACCCATGGTTGTATACCGACCCTGACAATGCCAACTCTTTGCC belongs to Paludibacter jiangxiensis and includes:
- a CDS encoding rhamnogalacturonan lyase → MKKYICLLIAILSTLTGQSSTRQMEYLDRGVVAVKTEKGVFVSWRLLGNDPKQVAFNIYKNGTERINAAPVTGATNLTDASGKGSDKYSVRTVIDGKESDESSLVSPWENPYKIIQMNRPAGGTTPDGANYFYKPNDCSVGDLDGDGQYEIIVKWDPSNAHDNAHTGFTGNVYLDAYKLDGTQLWRIDLGKNIRAGAHYTQFLVYDFDGDGKAELVCKTAPGTKDGTGQFLSSGSAANDDDQADYRNHTTDTIKDIRIGYIINGPEYLTVFNGQTGKEMATTNYEPGRGNVSDWGDAHGNRVDRFLACVAYLDGVHPSIVMCRGYYTRTTLVAWDWRNGKLSKRWMYDSGIKPGVGAYGQGNHNLSVADVDGDGKDEIIYGASAFDDNGTLLYRTGLVHGDAMHLSDLDPDRPGLEVWEVHEGMSKVCGYELHDARTGKILWGGPTPDDNGRGLAADIDPKHRGFEMWSILGDGVFDCKGNKISDKKPSINFRIYWDGDLQDELLDGTKIDKWNGNGTTRLISFNDYCNACSISGTKATPCISADILGDWREEVVLYNGADPSQLILFTTTISTEHRLYTLMHDPVYRLGIAWQNVVYNQPPHLGFYIGDGLDNIPWPDMYIVKSKTSK
- a CDS encoding exo-beta-1,4-galactosidase; amino-acid sequence: MKKIVHFLVLLVIAQTLLAQQKVSLAGKWQFRIDRNDEGIDKSWYTTSIGDETVRLPGTMCENGKGDDITLKTQWTGSLYDSSFYFNPAMEKYRKLDNLKLPFFLTPNKHYVGVAWYQREIDIPEEWYGKPLSLFLERAHIQTMVWIDNKFMGNIMSMNTPHFYFLSSYLKPGKHRLTIRIDNRLKTTIDPGQNSHSVTDQTQGNWNGIVGRIELQSRPQVHLEHISVFPDLKNRLAKVSFFVRNETGKSYKGNIVLSAKSFNASDPQTIDPITAPFTSDSLVKQIDIALPLNDKMQLWSEFSPTLYKLTVSLKSGEATDVRDVEFGMREIKIEGRGIYVNGIRTMMRGTVENCDFPLTGYAPMDRASWEAIFRKCKSYGLNAMRFHSYCPPEAAFEAADRVGIYLQPEGPSWPNHSTSLGQGKPIDAYLMDETIRMTSEYGNHASFVMLAAGNEPRGNWVAWVGKFVDYWKAKDSRRIYTGASVGGSWAWQPKNQFHVKAGARGLNWDKTRPESMSDFRQNIDTVKQPFISHETGQWCAFPDFTEIPKYTGVKRAKNFELFQENLADNDMADMSRKFLMASGKLQLLCYKHDLEKLYRTPDYAGFYLLGLNDYSGQGTALVGVLNVFWQEKGYVDSLSYRRFCNTTVPLVRMEKFVFNNNETLKAGVEVAHYGASDLKEATIRWKVSDANGNVVEEGSLPKQTIPAGSRLALGNISMDLSKITAPAKLNLQVAIDGTSYANDWNFWVYPTTITDNTKGILVCHELDEAAQKVLAKGGKVLLLAAGKVEYGKEVVQYYQPVFWNTSWFKMRPPHTTGAYIDNSHPIFQNFVTDDWGDLQWWELLNKAQTMQLTDFPKGFHPLVQPIDTWFINRKLGMLFEAQVGKGKIVVCSMDLDNDLENRPVARQLRYSILNYMQSKAFKPQNNVAISTIEDIFRKTAEKVKTYSKDVPDELKKGTR
- a CDS encoding energy transducer TonB, with the protein product MKTIYIFAIGLLSIYFCNAQNKDFKTKVTKDRDIATTVTINKKTKQKEGLYLKVDMNTGDTLVSGQYSNDKKTGKWLFADKKDIYFEYDFTENRISRTSASIQAIDTFIIKADTQEYTLSKVDSPALFLGYKNEFEALLSKSIRLPLSVMEKHVTGTAVVSFVIDEHGLMKDVQSEAVLNKELEREIIRRITEVGGEWLPAVKDGKSVKARFMVVVSLSDGQDTSPSLVFSPKPYLIPVTLIYYSVVRTERKIMQSISPNYNSRYR
- a CDS encoding SusC/RagA family TonB-linked outer membrane protein gives rise to the protein MRKLMMMLCLAISVGWATAQTKITGVVISSDDGQPVIGATVLAKGTKVGTVTDAEGRFSMTVPQSGKILQISYVGMQSMEVAVKPNLRIEMKIDARQMDEVVVTGMHRMDKRLFTGATTKLGADNVKLDGIPDISRALEGRAAGVSVQNVSGTFGTAPKIRVRGATSIYGSSKPLWVVDGVILEDVAEVSADDLSSGDAVTLISSAVSGLNADDIESFQILKDGSATSIYGARAMAGVIVVTTKKGKAGANKITYTGEYTMRLKPSYRDFNIMNSQEQMGVYKEMENDGYLNLAETYRASDSGVYGKMYHLINTYDPATGSYMLANTPEARNAYLREAEYRNTDWFDLLFNNSIAQNHAISLSSGTEKASYYTSLSAMNDPGWTKQSSVNRYTANVNALYNISKSVSLNLISNGSYRKQKAPGTLSQNIDAVSGEVKRDFDINPYSYALNTSRALDPNAFYVRNYAPFNILHELENNYIDINVADLKFQGELKIKLMKKLEASLLGAYKYSSSVQSHNIKDSSNQAWAYRAMDDATMRDANPWLYTDPDNANSLPISVLPVGGFFKETKYSMNSYDFRGTLSYNDVFSENHIVNLFGGAELNAVDRQKTWFNGVGMQYDMGMLPAYDYKYFKQGSEENAQYYSVDVTRGRQLAFFGTGTYSYKGKYTLNGTLRYEGSNKLGKSRSARWLPTWNISGAWNAHEEAFFKKLKPAISNLTLKASYSLTADRGPATVTNSKVLIESYNAWRPFTNVKESGLRISDLENSELTYEKKHELNLGLDLGFLNNRINLSADWYKRNNYDLIGQISTMGVGGQITKYANVASMKSHGIEFSLSTKNIVTKNFKWNTDIIFSKSNTEVTNLEANSRIIDLISGTGFTMTGYPVRSLFSLDFKGLNDNGLPTFINESGNLTVSDINFQDRNQKSHLIYEGPTDPTITGSIGNIFSYQNVKLNVFVTYSFGNVIRMDPVFSNKYSDLNSMPKEFKNRWTVPGDEKTTNIPVIADVRQNQQDSYLSYAYNAYNYSTARIAKGDFVRMKEISVSYDIPKSIIQAFRISDLSLKLQATNLFLIYADKKLNGQDPEFFNTGGVAAPVPKQFTLTLKLGI